In one window of Pseudodesulfovibrio sediminis DNA:
- a CDS encoding zinc-dependent alcohol dehydrogenase family protein, whose amino-acid sequence MRAMVLEEYGAGYQFVEHDIVLPVPGPGEVRIKVAGSSFNPIDNKITQLGGELAFAPDLPAVLGMDVSGTVEAVGAGVTRFRVGDPVFGCAGGIKGIPGALAEYMVADQWLIAPAPQTMDLVDAAALPLVVLTAWLGLFDKAAIRRGQMLLVHGGAGGVGHMAVQLGVHIGAEVFATVSSPDKAAVVEALGGTPVYYRESAVAEYVAECTGGDGFDVIFDTVGGNVLDQSFAAAALGGQVISTATRSSHDLSLMHARSLSLHVVFMLLPMITGQGRELHGEVLTNMSALVDEGALAVLIDEQVFSFRDIAEAHRYWKGGSALGKILLTVSD is encoded by the coding sequence ATGAGAGCTATGGTGCTTGAGGAATATGGAGCCGGATATCAGTTTGTGGAGCATGATATTGTCCTTCCCGTCCCAGGGCCGGGAGAGGTGCGCATCAAGGTCGCCGGATCAAGCTTTAATCCCATTGACAATAAGATCACTCAATTGGGTGGTGAGCTGGCTTTTGCTCCCGACCTGCCTGCCGTGCTCGGTATGGATGTCTCCGGCACAGTGGAAGCCGTGGGCGCTGGCGTGACCCGATTTCGCGTGGGCGATCCTGTTTTCGGGTGTGCGGGGGGTATCAAGGGAATACCCGGCGCATTGGCTGAATACATGGTGGCGGATCAGTGGCTTATCGCTCCTGCTCCCCAGACCATGGACCTTGTGGATGCCGCTGCCCTGCCGTTGGTGGTGCTCACCGCCTGGCTGGGGTTGTTTGACAAGGCCGCGATCAGGCGGGGGCAGATGCTCCTGGTGCATGGTGGTGCTGGCGGGGTCGGGCACATGGCCGTTCAACTCGGAGTTCATATAGGCGCGGAAGTCTTTGCCACGGTTTCTTCGCCGGACAAGGCCGCGGTCGTGGAGGCGCTGGGCGGTACGCCTGTGTACTATCGCGAAAGTGCCGTGGCCGAGTATGTCGCCGAATGCACGGGGGGAGATGGTTTTGATGTGATCTTTGATACTGTGGGCGGCAATGTGCTTGATCAATCCTTTGCCGCCGCCGCTCTGGGCGGGCAGGTGATTTCCACGGCGACCCGTTCATCGCATGATCTCAGTCTGATGCATGCCAGGAGCTTGTCGCTGCATGTGGTGTTCATGCTGTTGCCCATGATCACAGGGCAGGGAAGAGAACTGCACGGAGAGGTGCTGACCAACATGAGCGCGTTGGTGGATGAAGGCGCTTTGGCGGTACTTATTGACGAGCAGGTTTTTTCGTTTCGGGATATCGCCGAGGCACATCGATATTGGAAGGGGGGCAGCGCGTTAGGCAAAATCCTTCTGACGGTTTCAGATTGA
- a CDS encoding YgiQ family radical SAM protein gives MAKQQTQHTLKQPPVLPMTRQEMNTLGWDELDVLLVTGDGYVDHPSFGAALLGRWLIHHGFRTGVAAQPAWDKPDDVTRMGRPRLFAGVTAGSLDSMLAHYTAFRKKRSDDAYTPGGKAGARPNRASMAYTNVVQRAFPGLPVILGGIESSLRRISHYDFWSDAVRRSILLDSKATAITYGMAENSIVTLTRTLERILNETGEINIKALRPQLVHIPGLVVAGSRKDLPEDASILKLPSHEAIVADPKKLIEATVLLERQVHQNKDMVIQETAGRLVMITPPGPLLDTKGLDELAGLPFSRLPHPSYTERIPAANMIQTSVTTHRGCSGGCSFCTLALHQGRTIRSRSKKSILGEIKAITQVNGWTGSISDVGGPSANMWGAYCADDQSRCKRPSCLTPRICKHYRVTQRDFVNLLRAVREVPSVKHVRVASGWRMDLGLTDMQALAGLIREFVGGQAKVAPEHQVDKVLALMRKPGFDTFENFLQCFDRESKKAGKKQYVIPYLMSAFPGCTEEDMHSLSSWLKSQGWKPEQVQCFIPLPGTAAAAMFHAETDMQGNPIHVAKTDAQRLRQHAILMPDTGRPPKGKKQGRPKKHSAPDNRPRRRRK, from the coding sequence ATGGCCAAACAGCAGACACAACACACATTGAAGCAACCGCCGGTTCTCCCCATGACCCGGCAGGAAATGAACACACTGGGCTGGGATGAACTGGATGTCCTCCTCGTTACCGGCGACGGGTATGTGGATCACCCCTCGTTCGGTGCTGCGCTCCTTGGCCGCTGGCTGATACATCATGGCTTCCGCACAGGCGTGGCCGCCCAGCCCGCTTGGGACAAACCCGACGACGTCACACGCATGGGACGTCCCCGGCTGTTTGCCGGAGTCACGGCCGGCTCCCTCGATTCCATGCTTGCCCACTATACCGCATTTCGAAAAAAACGGTCGGACGACGCCTACACTCCCGGCGGCAAGGCCGGTGCCAGACCCAACCGCGCTTCCATGGCATACACCAACGTTGTGCAGCGCGCCTTTCCCGGTCTGCCGGTGATCCTCGGCGGCATCGAATCTTCCCTGAGACGCATCTCCCATTACGATTTCTGGTCTGACGCCGTGCGCCGTTCCATTCTGCTCGACTCCAAGGCCACGGCCATTACCTATGGCATGGCCGAGAACTCCATCGTCACACTGACCCGAACACTGGAGCGCATCCTCAACGAAACCGGCGAAATCAATATCAAGGCACTCAGGCCGCAGTTGGTCCACATCCCGGGCCTGGTCGTTGCCGGAAGCCGAAAAGATCTGCCCGAGGACGCCTCCATTCTGAAACTGCCCTCCCATGAAGCTATTGTCGCCGACCCCAAAAAGCTCATTGAAGCCACTGTTCTGCTGGAACGACAGGTCCATCAAAACAAGGATATGGTCATACAGGAAACCGCAGGCCGTCTGGTCATGATCACGCCGCCCGGTCCGCTACTCGATACCAAGGGACTGGACGAACTCGCAGGCTTGCCCTTTTCCCGATTGCCCCATCCCTCATACACTGAACGCATTCCAGCGGCCAATATGATTCAGACCAGCGTGACGACGCACCGGGGATGTTCCGGCGGCTGTTCTTTCTGCACCCTTGCCCTGCATCAGGGGCGGACCATACGCTCCCGCAGTAAAAAATCGATACTCGGTGAGATCAAGGCCATTACCCAAGTCAACGGATGGACAGGGTCCATCTCGGACGTGGGCGGCCCCAGTGCCAACATGTGGGGTGCCTACTGTGCGGACGACCAGTCCCGTTGCAAAAGGCCGAGCTGTCTGACGCCGCGCATCTGCAAGCACTACCGCGTAACCCAGCGGGATTTCGTAAACCTGCTCCGGGCGGTGCGCGAGGTGCCGTCGGTCAAACATGTGCGTGTGGCCTCGGGCTGGCGCATGGACCTCGGCCTGACAGACATGCAGGCGCTGGCCGGCCTGATTCGCGAGTTTGTGGGCGGTCAGGCCAAGGTCGCCCCCGAACATCAGGTGGACAAGGTGCTTGCCCTCATGCGTAAGCCGGGATTCGATACCTTTGAGAATTTTCTGCAATGCTTTGACCGTGAATCAAAGAAAGCGGGCAAAAAACAGTACGTTATCCCCTATCTCATGTCCGCTTTCCCGGGCTGTACCGAGGAAGACATGCACAGCCTGAGCTCGTGGCTGAAATCACAGGGCTGGAAACCGGAGCAGGTGCAATGCTTCATCCCTCTGCCCGGCACAGCCGCCGCTGCCATGTTTCACGCAGAGACCGACATGCAGGGCAACCCCATTCATGTTGCCAAGACCGATGCCCAACGTCTGCGCCAACACGCCATTCTCATGCCCGACACAGGCCGGCCGCCCAAAGGAAAAAAACAAGGCAGGCCCAAGAAGCACTCCGCCCCTGACAACAGGCCACGCAGACGCCGTAAATAG